A window of Clavibacter michiganensis contains these coding sequences:
- a CDS encoding YdcF family protein, which produces MTPSTTTTTPRRAHRVRRWIVRTLLALLVLLLAWLLAGIPLFVFPPASQPDKADVIYVIGPPNPTRRDLAAKLVDEGFSDTVVFSVPPTGPQSAAELAACNGEFPYAVTCDTPSPFTTQGEARYLKEKSEENGWTSAIVITWTPHVTRTQLIFSRCFTGDLMVVEDPVDFSLRQWVSQYTYQTGAFVKALVTPGC; this is translated from the coding sequence TTGACACCCAGCACCACCACCACGACGCCCCGCCGGGCGCACCGCGTCCGTCGCTGGATCGTGCGCACCCTCCTGGCGCTCCTCGTGCTCCTCCTCGCCTGGCTCCTGGCCGGCATCCCCCTCTTCGTCTTCCCCCCGGCGAGCCAGCCCGACAAGGCCGACGTGATCTACGTCATCGGGCCGCCCAACCCCACGCGCCGCGACCTCGCGGCGAAGCTGGTGGACGAGGGCTTCTCCGACACGGTCGTCTTCTCGGTGCCGCCCACCGGCCCGCAGTCGGCCGCGGAGCTCGCAGCCTGCAACGGCGAGTTCCCCTACGCCGTCACGTGCGACACCCCGTCGCCGTTCACGACGCAGGGCGAGGCGCGATACCTCAAGGAGAAGTCCGAGGAGAACGGCTGGACGAGCGCCATCGTCATCACCTGGACCCCGCACGTCACCCGCACGCAGCTGATCTTCTCGCGCTGCTTCACGGGCGACCTCATGGTGGTCGAGGACCCGGTGGACTTCAGCCTCCGCCAGTGGGTCTCGCAGTACACGTACCAGACCGGCGCCTTCGTCAAGGCGCTCGTCACGCCGGGCTGCTGA